TTCAATGTTAAATCAAAGGTTCGAACTTTATGTTATGGTTCGAAATTTCTTAAGCTCGATTCAAAGGTTGAAAATTTTGTCTGGGACCGTTTTGACTTCAATTCTTAACTTGGACTGCGTTTATTTACTGACATTGTTTACGGAATTGTGCAAGGATCAATGGTTCCAAGGAGAGGAGTAGTTGCTCTGCTCACGTTCTGTACAGCGAGGAGATAAAGGTAAATCGAAAGTCTCCTTCTTTGATCCGCTAGATTGATTTTAGTCTTTTAGTTGTAGTTTGAATTGAAGTCGATGGTGTAATAAATGTTTAGGTTAGAGTATGGTTGTGTAAGTAATAAATAGAACTTATGGTTGGAGTTTGGTGATGGTGTAGAGTGATGGCTGAGGGATACTAGTATATTGCAGGATCTTTTNNNNNNNNNNNNNNNNNNNNNNNNCATTGCTTCTGTTTTCTTCTTATTCATTAACAACTCTTTGATCTTCTCTTCCATCTATAACACCTTCCTTGCTCTTGTTCTTATATTTCTCTTGTCTTTCACACAATCAAAAATGGAATTTAATCCATTTACGAGTGGACCAAAATTTGTTGATCTTTTCCAAAGTCAACAAACTATATTTGGTTCATCTGAAGTTCCTGTATATGGAACTCCACATTATGTCTGTTCAGTGAGTGTTGTAGAGGGTAAAGAACGAAGGGCATGGACGCCTGCAGATGACATTTTGCTCATCAGTGCCTGGCTCAACACGAGCAAAGACCCAGTCGTGGGTAATGAGCAAAGATCAGGCGCATTCTGGAAAAGAATTGCAGCCTACTTTGGGGCAAGCCAGAAAGCTGAAGGGGCCAAATGAAGGGTCCAAACCGAGAGAGTCGATGCACTATAAGAAGCGGTGGCAGAAGATCAACGACCTCGTGTGCAAGTTTTGTGGCTCGTTTGAAGCTACAACAAGGGAGAAGACCAGCGGACAAAATGAAACTGATGTCGTAAAAAAAGCGCATGAGATCTTTTACAACAACCATCAAAAGAAGTTCAATCTCGAGTATGCGTGGATGGAGCTCCGAAACGATCAGAAATGGTGCGATCTTTCAAGCTCAAAACTGGAGGGAATCTATAGGAAGAGGAAGGTGGCCGATGCTGGAGCTGCAACTGAAGCTGATGAATGCACCAGTCGTCCACCAGGTGTAAAGGCAGCTAAGGCACGTGGTAAGAAGTCAGCAGTTGAGGAGAAGGGGGTGTCAGCCTTTGAGTCAATTTGGACCATCAAACAGGCTGATCTAGCCTCTAAAGAAAGGCTCTCCAAGATGGCTCTGCTTGACAGGCTGTTTGCAAAAGAAGGACCATTGAATGAGCGTGAAGAAGCCCTAAAGACCAGACTGATATATGAATTGTTGGCTATTTGAGTTTAAGTTTGAGTCTGTTTGTTGGACTGTTGGTTGCTTGCGTTATGAATTGAGTCTGTTTGTTTTTCTGTTTCATCGAGTCTAAGTGGTAATGTAGTTCTAGTTGTGTGTTGTTCTGTTTCAAGTGGTTTGAAGTTGTTACATGTTCTTGTTCTGTTTGAAATGTAATGTTGTCTTGTTGAAATGAATGTGTCAAATGGTTTCAAATGGTATTAAGATTCTTGTTGGGTTGTTCTTTTTTTTCAGGTGAGAGACTGTACTTTGGGATAGAGACTTGTGTGTGTCTGTGGTGCATATTAGGGTTTGTGGAATAGTCTTAACATATAACACCCGCTAACTTTCTCAACAAGAAAGATTACCTTTACAGCATGAAAAGGAGATGTTTTGGTGCATTTACAACAACCAAGCTTTGTAGGTCCAGGATATGTCTTAGCAAGGCCATGAATCTGAACTGCAATGTTAGGATCAACTATCACTACAAGAAAATAGTGGTATTCTGACGGAAATTCCGACGGATAATGAAATCCTCGGAATTTCCCGAGGAATTTCCGAGGATATTCCGAGAAAACCCAAAATTTGGTTTCCTCGGAATTTCCTCGGCATATACCGACGGAATTCCGAGGAAATATTAATCTGTCGGAATATTCTTATGGAATACCGAGGAAAAACGTATTCCCCGGAAAAAACTGATGAATTCCGAGGATATATTATAGCCGTTAGAGAGCCGTTGGGGGATTTTTAAAATTCCGAGGAAATTCTGACGAACTAGCCGTTTCCGTCGGAATTCCGTCGGAATTTCTTCGGTCTGTCGGCAGGATTTCAACTATAAATACAAGCACCCCTCTTCCTCTTCATTCACTCCATATCTTCATCCTCTCTCTTACTCTCTTTACACACGAATTTGATTCATAAAAAATATGTCTTCTTCAAATTATTTCCGTTCTTGGATCGATCGACCTCATTTGGATCCGAACACGAGATTGCTTACGGAATAATACCAACAAGGTATAACTGAATTCATGGGGTTAGTTCACCGACAACCGGAAGCAAAAACATGTATGTTAAGATGTCATTGCTCTAATTGTAAAAATAGAAAGATTATTAAAGAGTGAGATGTTTGGACTCATCTATATTTGAGTGGGTTTACACGAAGTTACAAAATTTGGTATCATCATGGGGAAACTGATTATGAACATGGTAGTACTAGCGAACCTCAGCCAGCGGTTAGATTAGAAGAACCAATTAGAACGGATGTAGATTATGGTGTAGGTACTGAGCAGATGGTAAATGATCATTTTAGAGGGGAAGATTTACCCAATGCACAAGCTAGGAGATTTTATGATATGTTGGATGCTGGAAAGCAACCATTGTACGAAGGTTGCAGAGATGGTCATTCAGCTTTATCATCTGCTACAAGATTGATGGGCATTAAAACAGATTATAATTTGGCTGAAGACTGTGTGGATGCGATTGCTGATTTTGTAAAAGGTATTCTACCCGAGGATAATGTAGCTCCTGGTTCATACTACGAGGTTCAGAAACTCGTAGCTGGTCTTGGTTTATCGTATCAGGTAATAGATGTATGCAGCGACAACTGCATGATTTATTGGAGGGCGGATGAACAGCGGGTTACATGCAAATTTTGTGGAAAGCCTCATTATAAAGATACGAGTGGAAGAGTTCCAGTGCCATATAAAAGGATGTGGTATTTACCTTTGACGGAAAGGTTGCAGAGGTTGTATCTATCTGAACGCACAGCGCAACCAATGAGATGGCATGCGGAGCACTCAACAGATGGTGAGATCAGACATCCTTCAGATGCAAAAGCGTGGAAGCATTTCCAATCAAAGTATCCCGACTTTGCGTATGAAAGAAGAAATGTCTACCTTGGATTATGTACTGATGGTTTTAGTCCGTTTGGCAAGAGTGGAAGACAATATTCTCTATGGCCCGTCATTCTTACACCATACAACCTCCCCCCAAACTTGTGCTTGCGACGAGAGTTTTTGTTTCTCTCGATTCTCGTTCCCGGACCAGAGCATCCTAAGAGATCACTTGATGTGTTTCTTCAGCCACTAATATATGAGTTGCAACAACTATGGGCTCAAGGTGCTGAAACATACGATGTTTCGTGTAAAGAAAACTTTCAAATGCGGACAGTACTAATGTGGACAATAAGTGATTTTCCAGCATATGATATGTTGTCTGGATGGACAACGCATGGAAGGATATCATGTCCATATTGTCAAGATAACACTGATGCTTTCCAACTAAAACACGGAAGGAAAACGTGTTGGTTTGACTGTCACAGGAGATTCCTACCACCTGATCATCCATATCGTAGGAGTAGGAATTTGTTTACGAAGAACAAGAGGGTGTTTGACAGTCCACCTCCGGAAATTTGTGGGAAAGATTTGAAGATACAACTAAGAGATTTTGGTGCAGAAAGGACGCCAGAAGTCGGTGGACATGAGCGTTTTCCGGTAGATGCTGTTGGAGAACTACATAACTGGCACAAAAAAAGTATTTTCTGGGATCTGCCATACTGGGAGGATCATCTGCTAAGGCATAATTTAGATGTCATGCATATTGAGAAGAACTTTTTTGACAATCTCATGAACACGATCCTTAATGTTCAAGGTAAAACAAAGGATAATTTGAAGTCAAGACTGGATTTAGTCGATATATGTGCTCGTTCAGAACTTCATGTTGATGAAAATGGTAGGGCTCCTTTTCCCATATACCGACTTGATGCAGAGGGAAAAGATGCGTTCTTTGATTGGATTTCAAACGATGTGGAATTTCCAGACGGTTACGCATCAAATTTGCGTAACTGTATCGACAGAAAGGAAGTAAAGTTTTCTGGCTTGAAAAGCCACGATTGCCATGTAATGATGCAGCGCCTCCTTCCGTTCGCCTTCAAGGAACTATTACCACGAAATGTTCATGAAGCAATTGCAGGGATAAGTGGTTTCTTCCGCGATTTATGCACGAGATCAGTGACTCTTGAAGGTATTGAAAATTTGAAGACTAACATAGCCGTGATTCAGTGCAACCTTGAGAAGATATTTCCTCCCTCATTTTTTGATGTTATGGAGCATCTTGTTATTCACCTGGCAAGAGAATTGGAACTTGGTGGTCCTGTGCAGTATAGATGGATGTATCTGTATGAGCGGTATATGTTCCATTTGAAGAAGATGGTGAAAAATTTAAGTAGGGTGGAAGGTTCTATAGTCGCACAGATGATCAATGAAGAAACTTCAAACTTTGCCGAGTACTACTTTCCAGCAGAAGTTCAGACCAAAAACAGAAGACCTGCTCGGCATTATGATAGAGACGAACGGGCAACATATCATGTTACGGTTCCAGATATTTTCACAGACGTTGGACGACTTAGCGGAAGACCAAAGGACCGTCGACTTACTGAGCAGGAGCGCAGTCATTTGCAAACATATTTGCTCACCAACTGCGAAGACGTTCTTCAATATGAGAGGTAAATAAATTAGCTTACAAATTTTTATTTTAACAAGTTGAAATTTAAATCTTAATTAATTACATTATTGTCATCATATAAGATGGTGAAATATTATAGTAGGGTAGAAGGTTCTATAATCGCACAGATTAAAACTGAAGAGGAACTAGAAGAAATGAGGCAGAGAGAATTTTCTGGATGGATGTTTACTTATGTGAGTGCTTTAAACAAATTAAAATATATTTTATCACATATTTATACTAATTCACATTTATTGATATAACATATATATATGTGCTATTAATAGGTGTCTGCTGGTTTGGCCAGAGGTGAAACATTTGACGATTGGATACGTGAGATGGTNNNNNNNNNNNNNNNNNNNNNNNNNNNNNNNNNNNNNNNNNNNNNNNNNNNNNNNNNNNNNNNNNNNNNNNNNNNNNNNNNNNNNNNNNNNNNNNNNNNNNNNNNNNNNNNNNNNNNNNNNNNNNNNNNNNNNNNNNNNNNNNNNNNNNNNNNNNNNNNNNNNNNNNNNNNNNNNNNNNNNNNNNNNNNNNNNNNNNNNNNNNNNNNNNNNNNNNNNNNNNNNNNNNNNNNNNNNNNNNNNNNNNNNNNNNNNNNNNNNNNNNNNNNNNNNNNNNNNNNNNNNNNNNNNNNNNNNNNNNNNNNNNNNNNNNNNNNNNNNNNNNNNNNNNNNNNNNNNNNNNNNNNNNNNNNNNNNNNNNNNNNNNNNNNNNNNNNNNNNNNNNNNNNNNNNNNNNNNNNNNNNNNNNNNNNNNNNNNNNNNNNNNNNNNNNNNNNNNNNNNNNNNNNNNNNNNNNNNNNNNNNNNNNNNNNNNNNNNNNNNNNNNNNNNNNNNNNNNNNNNNNNNNNNNNNNNNNNNNNNNNNNNNNNNNNNNNNNNNNNNNNNNNNNNNNNNNNNNNNNNNNNNNNNNNNNNNNNNNNNNNNNNNNTTTGTTATTTCATGGTTTATGATCATCTATACAAAGAATCCTCAATGGTATGCATTACAATTGTATAAGAAATGAAATACGGCAAAAAATTGATGTTTTGAAACCCCAAACACTAGTTCAACTTTTTTTTTTTGGAATATTCCGACGGAATTCCGAGGAAGATAAGGGTTTCCTCGGAATTCCCTCGGAATATTCCCAGGAAATTCCGAGGAAGTACGGTTTTTAATCCGAAAACAACGTTTTGCGGTTTGAATAACACTTACATAATCCTTATTAAGTGTCTTAGACTGATTATGAAGTCAAAAATTTGTTCCTTACCCTATAATAAACACTTTTCCGATTGTATGAACGAAATCCCCACAACATAAGAGAAACACTTATACACTTTAATGAACGGTAAAGGGAATACTTACAATTCGTTTTGAAATTTTGTTATTTCATGGTTTATGATCATCTATACAAAGAATTCTCAATGGTATGCATTACAATTGTATAAGAAATGAAATACGGCAAAAAATATCGATGTTTTGAAACCCCAAACACTAGTTCCTCGTAATTTCCTCGGAATATTTCGACGGAATTCCGACGGATATTTATGTATCCGTCGGAATTTCCTCGGAATATTTTCATTTAAGCGGGCAAATATTTCGCGAAAATTGAAATCGGAATTCCGAGAAAATTCCGACGGAAACTATCCGTGTATAAAGGAACATGATTTGGGTTTATATTTTCCAACAAATAAAAAGACTACTGATCAGGAGAACTATGAGGAGACAATACCTTCCACTTTATTGCCTCCTTTACCAGTCCAGTAACCAGGTGTTAAATAATAGAAGATGGGTTTTTTTACACCGGATGCGTTGGGAATGATATTGTCAAAGTAGATGGCGAGAACAAACCAGAAAAGGAATGTCCCGACTTGCCACTGGTAGATAATATCCTACAAAAAGATGTTCAAGTAGTGGTTTGAGAAAAAAAAAGCTAAGAAATTATTTGATTAATTAATGAAACATGTTTTATGAATGTCCGTCCACATACAATTGAAAGTACACAAGTTGACATGCCTCCTTCGCATACAGCTCTTTCACTCCAGCTAATTCCAGAACTTGCTGGAGTTGAAGTTGCATCAAGAAGAAGCTTAAGGCCCGCAGAAAAAGTGTTGGGTGGGAAGAGTGACCAAATCGCGCGGCGAGAAGCAGGATAAGCGTTAGAGTAAGGGAATCCAGTAGCTGATACAATCTGAGTATTTAGAAATTGTAACTAGTAAGAAGAAGTCGTCACGATTTGAGGAGCTAAGGTTAAAGCCAAGAGAATCAAACCTGTGTGATAAAGCCAATGAGAAACACAAGGAAACCAACAGTTGTAGCTGAAGATGATTTGCTAATGAAAGATGATAGCACGAACGCTAGGCTAATCTAGTAACACAGAGGATAGATAAGTTTTAAGTGATAACCCAGCAAAAATCAATGGAAAATAATTAAAAATGATGGGGATCTTTAATTTTACCATATTAAACTGAAAAAACAAGAAAAGTAGGAAGACAACGAAGAAACTGTTTTTCAAGAAAAAATCGAATTGGAACATCATTCCAAAGAGGACTAAGAAGAGTGAGGAGACAAATGTAAGGAGTCCTTCCCATGTGAGCCATGATAACCAATAAGCTGTATCAAAAACTCCCATCATTGTCATTGCCTGACGAAGTTTTAGCTCTTTCTCGGTAACAAGAGAACCGAGCTGGAGAACAAAACCAAACATGGAGAAGGCAAGAAAAAAGATTGGTTCCATTACTTTGAGTGCAGAGATAACTTCAGCTATAATAGCTGGGCGTGCAAATTCTTTAAATCCAAAATCCCAACCAAACTTTGGATCTGAAATAGAGAGAATAAAAAAAAGTCAAAAGAAGACATGTACGTTTATGAATTTCCAACTAAAAAGTAATGAAAAACTAACTGGCGAAGACTTTTCAACTTATTAGTACTAGATATGAGTTTTTCAACTTTCAATATGAAACTTTGTCTCTAAGATCATGTGCATTGCAGGATCTTAACACTAATTCTTAGCCTAATAAGCAATTAAATTAAATGGAAAAAAGGATTTAGTTAAGAGCTGAGTCTTAATTAAACGCAGGAAGCACCGGGTCTTTGTGATGCGTGGCGAGACGTGATACGCCGTCTGTCTTGAGAGAAAACAAAAACTGAACCATTTTTGTGTCTTTGTTCTTTCTCTCTTCGACGAAAGAGAGAGGAGGTGAGATGGAGGATGAATCTCGGCGGTGGTTCTGATCGATGTTAGAGTGTCGTTGGTTCTGATCGACGAAAAATCTCGGTTACTCTCCTCGACAGAATCCGGTGGATCTCCTCATCGATTCTCACTGGCTCCTCTCGACGAATCTCGGTGGCTAAGGTCAAAGAATCACGGCGGCTATCCTCGACGGATAAAATCCGTGGATCTACCCGAGGATGAAAATCTCCAGTTGCTGGTGATTGCAATCGAAAGGTAAACTCAATTTTAGATTATTTTTTTTATTTCAGTATCTTTGCATGTCTTTGATTTTGGTCGTTCTTGTTTTTGTCGATTGTTTGACTCAATTAATATATTTAGGAGATACTGTGGGTTCTTCTCTCAAAAAAAGCAAAGAAGGAACCGAAGCAAGTTACTGGAGAGATTCTTTCTTTTTTCAGAAGGAACTTCAATGTTAAATCAAAGGTTCGAACTTTATGTTATGGTTCGAAATTTCTTAAGCTCGATTCAAAGGTTGAGAATTTTGTCTGGGACCGTTTTGACTTCAATTCTTAACATGGACTGCGTTTATTTACTGACATTGTTTACGGAATTGTGCAAGGATCAATGGTTCCAAGGAGAGGAGTAGTTGCTATGCTCACATTCTGTACAGCGAGGAGATAAAGGTAAATCGAAAGTTTCCTTCTTTGATCCGCTAGATTGATTTTAGTCTTTTAGTTGTAGTTTGAATTGAAGTCGATGGTGTAATAAATGTTTAGGTTAGAGTATGGTTGTGTAAGTAATAAATAGAACTTATGGTTGGAGTTTAGTGATGGCTGAGGGATACTAGTATATTGCAGGATCTTTTCCAGTTTCTTTGTTATGTTGGTAAGATATTTGACTGAAGCTTTTGTAATAAATGTGTTGGTTAGGGATAGATTACGGTTGTCTTAGTAATAAATAGAAGTTATGGTTTAGGGTGGTAAATGTGTTAGCTTTGTGTCAAGTCTATGGGTTGTGATGAATGTGTATAGAAATAAGTCAAATCCTCTCTTAAATGCATTGCTTCTGTTTTCCTCTATTAAACGCATTACTTCTGTTTTCTTCTTATTCATTAACAACTCTGTGATCTTCTCTTCCATCTATAACACCTTCCTTGCTCTTGTTCTTATATTTCTCTTGTCTTTCACACAATCAAAAATGGAATTTAATCCATTTACGAGTGGACCAAAATTTGTTGATCTTTTCCAAAGTCAACAAACTATATTTGGTTCATCTGAAGTTCCTGTATATGGAACTTCACATTCTGTCGGTTCAGTGAGTGTTGTAGAGGGTAAAGAACGGAGGGCATGGATGCCTGCAGATGACATTTTGCTCATCAGTGCCTGGATCAGGCGCATTTTGGAAAAGAATTGCAGCTTACTTTGGGGCAAGCCAGAAAGCTGAAGGGTCCAAACCGAGAGAGTCGACGCACTGTAAGCAGCGGTGGCAGAAGATCAATGACCTTGTGTGCAAGTTATGTGGCTCGTTTGAAGCTGCAACAAGGGAGAAGACCAGCGGACAAAATGAAACTGATGTCCTAAAAAAAGCGCATGAGATCTTCTACAACAACCATCAAAAGAAGTTCAATCTCGAGCATGCGTGGATGGAGCTCCAAAACGATCAGAAATGGTGCGATCTTTCAAGCTCAAAACTGGAGGGAATCTATAGGAAGAGGAAGGTGGCCGATGCTGGAGCTGCAACTGAAGCTGATGAATGCACCAGTCGTCCACCGGGTGTAAAGGCAGATAAGGCACATGGTAAGTTGAGGAGAAGGGGGTGTCAGAGTTTGAGACAATGTGGACCATCAAAAATGTGGACCATCAAACAGGCTGATCTAGCCTCTAAAGAAAGGCTCTCCAAGATGGCTCTGCTTGACAGGCTGTTTGCAAAAGAAGGACCATTGAATGAGCGTGAGAAAGCGCTAAAGACCAGGCTGATAGATGAATTGTTGGCTGTTTGTATTTAAGTTTGAGTCTGTTTGTTGGATTGTTGGCTGCTTGTGTTATGAATTGAGTCTGTTTGTTTTTCTGTTTCATCGAGTCTAAGTGGTAATGTTGTTCTAGTTGTGTGTTGTTCTGTTTCAAGTGGTTTGAAGTTGTTACATGTTCTTGTTCTGT
This genomic interval from Brassica oleracea var. oleracea cultivar TO1000 chromosome C2, BOL, whole genome shotgun sequence contains the following:
- the LOC106324387 gene encoding glutathione S-transferase T2-like, with protein sequence MTFCSSVPGSTRAKTQSWVMSKDQAHSGKELQPTLGQARKLKGPNEGSKPRESMHYKKRWQKINDLVCKFCGSFEATTREKTSGQNETDVVKKAHEIFYNNHQKKFNLEYAWMELRNDQKWCDLSSSKLEGIYRKRKVADAGAATEADECTSRPPGVKAAKARGKKSAVEEKGVSAFESIWTIKQADLASKERLSKMALLDRLFAKEGPLNEREEALKTRLIYELLAI
- the LOC106324388 gene encoding ABC transporter A family member 11-like, with the protein product MEPIFFLAFSMFGFVLQLGSLVTEKELKLRQAMTMMGVFDTAYWLSWLTWEGLLTFVSSLFLVLFGMMFQFDFFLKNSFFVVFLLFLFFQFNMISLAFVLSSFISKSSSATTVGFLVFLIGFITQIVSATGFPYSNAYPASRRAIWSLFPPNTFSAGLKLLLDATSTPASSGISWSERAVCEGGMSTCVLSIDIIYQWQVGTFLFWFVLAIYFDNIIPNASGVKKPIFYYLTPGYWTGKGGNKVEGIVSS
- the LOC106324389 gene encoding glutathione S-transferase T3-like, whose amino-acid sequence is MTFCSSVPGSGAFWKRIAAYFGASQKAEGSKPRESTHCKQRWQKINDLVCKLCGSFEAATREKTSGQNETDVLKKAHEIFYNNHQKKFNLEHAWMELQNDQKWCDLSSSKLEGIYRKRKVADAGAATEADECTSRPPGVKADKAHGKLRRRGCQSLRQCGPSKMWTIKQADLASKERLSKMALLDRLFAKEGPLNEREKALKTRLIDELLAVRDCTLGQRLVCVCGADCEWKGHESEYVASRERERE